tcagagtccagacagcctataaacacacacacatagacacacagcaccaagcaagcgactatagatatatagatactatagatatataataaatatacacagtacacacacttaaTTTATGCcaaaacaaacctttattttgtaTGTGGTTAATCAACGTTCAACTTTGATAATACAAATAGTTTTTCAATACatctttaataaattttttaatacatctaataatattgttttttaaacatcttgagtcatgtttaataaaaaagcaATTAATACATGCATTTTcttaacatatttaatatattaaaagtaaaatgtgTACTTTATGTAGAGCTTAAAAGATATTTAACTAATGTCACCTTTGTTTTGTTTGCCTTGGTTTATGTCAAATTTTGGTTATGGTcaaatttttaatgatttaaattactttgtattatattgatttatattacTCTATAATATTTGCTTATAAATTATGTTCTCTAACATTGCAAaagtaaaacattaaacattgatTATTGGTTGAATTTATTATTAGAACGTATGGCTGTGGAAAGGATGATTGCTGTAGCTAGGCAGAGCGGTggattttattaatgaatttttcTCTCTTATGTCTGTTCTTATGTGCAATACTAATATTATTAGATATTCTAAGTAAGTTCTCTATTAATAAATATGTGAATTGAATATGTAAGCATTAGATTTTATAATTTTGGGGGGCATTAATTAAGTCATcatttttctctctttctgtttttgtgtgtaaTACTAATGTTAGATATTCCAAGCAAATTCtctattaaaaatatgcaaactGCGAAACTGCCACAATGTATTTTGTCTGCTTGTATATTTTATGTGTGTTAATATGtcactaagtgaagtttcactAACTAATttccacctgatctcgtactctcCTTACATGCTCTATCCACCAgatgggagccctgggctcaattatctccgagctcagggttctctcccaggacagcatgccaaacctgctaccatcaaacaatatctaagtgtgaactcttgaaatgttgtATCAATGTTAATtgccacaaaaaaatatataaaagcattatacagttgaagtcagaattattagccctcctgaattattgaCCTTTATTGACCTGAATTATTGACCTTTATTGAATTATTgattttctctagaagaaaaaatattataggaaatactgttaaattgTCTTTGCTTCGTTAAATAagacttgagaaatattttaaaaagtataaatatttcacaagagggctaataattttgacttcaactgtatttaatatttcattttttattttaagggtGCACATTCAAAACTCAGTATGGTCAGAAAGACATGGAGAGACATATTTTAACACATACTGGTAAGTGATTTTCCTCTCTGTGGCTTCATCTTACACTTATTAAAATATGAAGGTGCTGAGATCTGACTCCTGTGTTCAGGTGAGAGGCCTTTCGAGTGTGAACTCTGTCATAAACGCTTCAGCCGCCGCGATAAACTGAATCTCCACAGCCGTTTGCACACGGGAGAGAAACCGCACAAGTGTAAGTACTGTACATATGCGGCGGCCGACAGCAGTAGCCTGAAGAAGCATCTCCGCATCCACTATGACGAGAGACCCTTTAAGTGTCAGATTTGCCCCTACGCCAGCCGGAACTCCAGCCAGCTGACCGTTCACCTCAGATCTCACACAGGTGagctttttttcagcacatttctaaacataatagttctaataactgatttattttatatgtgccatgacgacagtacataatattttaatagatatttttcaagatactacaattagcttaaagtgacatttaccaCGTCGCcgtaaataaaatatttctccAATATATGCAtcgtgtgtgtatttatatatacataatatgaaTACGAattaatatacacagtacacacaaatttattgtcaaaacaaacttttattttgaattatatatatttaaacttaaGTCATATGTCATGTCATTATGTGACATATTTTAAAACTCAATGTAGGGGTCACAATGCAGCCCccaaaaacaaattaattgatATTTCAAATCTTTTACTGATTTATAATCAaaaagtttttaatcatttaaaatataacacttagtcttttatatatttaataagtacATTTCTGTTTCAATTTagcatgtatataaatatgttacACTTAATTATAATAGAACAATACTTCATGTTAGTTAAAGTAAAATGGTAAGTCCTGTCTTTAAGCTGCGTTTTGTTTTCAGCTACACAGAGTATTTCCAGGTACTGATTTTTGATAATTAACATTTGCATGTGAAACATTGCCAAAAGATTAATAAGATAAAACTGTTTTCCTGTTTCTTGTTTTCGAAGTCAGACAGCACATCTTTGTAATGTTATGAAAGTGATAACACTCGCAATCAGTGCTGTGCATGCATTTGCTTTGCCAAAACTGAGTAAAACatctaaaacgtttttttttatttaatttttttggttgtttttgccAAAGTCCATCATCAAAGGGGTTTAGTGTTACTATTattaccttcagaactgtcttgagcatctgcacTCCCAAAGAGCGTCTCACGCCACCAAAAACCACAGCGCGTTTATTGCGTTTCATCTTCTCAGGTCCAAGTAAATCATCGTTTAAGAAAAAAGGCCCACAGTTGCTTTTCCTACCACAGCAAATGACATTTTTCTAGTTGATATTTGTCGGCAGTTTATCATGAAGTGCTGATTTTGTTCTCTGCAACGCATTGGATGAAAACGCTactttattcgcaaatgttttatgcgaCAATCCAATTTTGCACATAgatctaattcacatctttgcATGGAAACATAACCCCTGGGATTACAGGAGCTCTCTTTTTAGCATTTGGTAGCAAcggtggtgggcctaatcactgataatgatgagacggcctacagagaggaggtgcacactctgacgcagtggtgtgaggaaaaccCCCTCTCACTCAagatcagcaaaaccaaggagctggtggtgggttttaggagagagaagagagaacacacccccatcaccatcaactGGATGCCAGTGGAGAgtgtcagcactttcaagtttcttggagtccACATCCCTGAGGATTTAACTGCTCACACAGAcacagtgctgaggaaggcacaacaacgcctattcttcctcaggcgtctcaggaggtttggaatgagcccccacatcctccgctccttctacacctgcactgtggagagcatcctgactggctgtatcaccacctggtatgaaaatagcaccagcagcaatcgcaaaggcctacataggatttgcgaactgctggacgcatagtaggaggtgagcttccctccctccaggacatttaCACCAGGCGgagcatgaggaaagccaagataATTATCACCGACTCCAGCAACCCAAGCCATAggcttttctctctgctaccctcaggcagatggTTCCGCAGCATCTGatcacgcaccagccgactgaaggaaagtttcttccctcagactatcaggctgatgaacacttaacacaccacacacagactcttccataccctcacAGCACACCATCattatgtagcatgcactgcactttaaccaatccatacttgaaacaatactgcctacagctATGCGGACACCTATTTATTGTACATattgctgtcaattttacattgtcctgtttttttgggagtgtgccgttgtattttgcactggcgttgtatctgtattttgtactattttgtatttgtacTATTTTGtggcaataaaagtgatttgatttgatatttgACTTATCCAAATATGGTTTGTTAAACAAGAGAAAGAGGCTAAATTTGTAGAGCGGGTGGTCAAGAGGACCAGGATTGAGAATTGCTGCTTTAGAAGAACAAAAAGATGAcctgagtttttactgcaaatgtcacatccttaACCCTGGAATTTCTCACATCTGTATTGACTTCACATCCATGCCTGTTTTCCTCCTCAGGTGATGCCCCATTCCAGTGCAACCAGTGCGATGCCAAATTCAAGATCAACTCCGACCTGAAACGCCACAGTCGGGTTCACTCTGGTGAGAAGCCTTACAAATGTGACCTTTGCGATTATCGTTGTGCCATGAAGGCCAATTTAAAATCTCACGTGCATCTGAAGCACAGCGCCTCGGACTCCTTCCACTGCTCCAAGTGTGATTTCCAGTGCTCCACCAAAGCCGCCTTGCGACACCATTCGCGGCAGCACCAACCAGCCCAGCCTTTGCAGTGCAGCGAGTGCAGTTACTCCTGCTCCAGCAAGGGGGCGCTCAAGATCCACGAGCGTGTGCACTCTGACGAACGACCATTTAAATGCGACCTCTGTTCATTTGCTAGTAAGCAGCGCAGCAATTTGCTAATCCACACTAGAAAGTGTCATGCGGATAAACCAGACAGGCTGAGTAAATCCGGAAGGATTAGCGGGAATGGGGAAGATCTGACGAAACCGATTAGTTCACGTTACAGAGCGAAACTAGAAGCCACACGAGCATATCGTTGTGATTTATGTGAGGCTTCATTCGTCAGGGAAGATTCTCTTCGCAGTCACAAGAGGCAGCATAACAATATCACACAACAACAAAGTCATAATCAGACTTCACAAACTTCTACCAAACAACCTGTACAGAACATACCGGAAGCTTCAATCGCAACTGAATCACCTTCAACCTACAACACGACGCATCTTAAAATCATAGTGGCGCCCTCTTTAGGATCGGAGGCTAGTTTTGTTCAGACTTCAAAGTCTGGAGCCGTTTTACTTGGTTCGGATGATCACGATGTGCTTTTGAACCCTGTATTACAACACGTTAGCATGCTAGCACCAGAAGGTGCTCTCGAGCACCAGACTGTTTTACTTGCTCAAATCAGCCCCAGTGAAACCGTCTCTCAGAGCAGTTCTCAAAACTTCATCGCCTCCTGTTCAGCGTCTGCTTCTGAAGCCACGCACACCTTCATTACATCCTGTTCTGACCTGGAAAGCCTCCATAAGCTCATCCAGGAGGGTGGGACTGAGGTTACGGTGGTAACGGAAGCAAATCCTATGATCGCCTCCACTAAGGAATCTTTGAACATTGACGGTTCTTCATCTCAGGACATGTCCAGGCACGCTGGAAATATTTTGCCTCATGATGCTTTAGATATAGGTCCACCAGGGACTATTCTCGTTCAGAGTCTCCCTCTGTCGATTTCAACACAACATCAGGAGGACGATAAGTTCCATCTGTCGCCGCACCATATATTTTCAGACTCCAACACAGTAGACATCAGTGACTCGTAGTTAGCAAATTTCTCTTAAAAAATCTGTTTGAATATGGttcatttcatgttttttattcagGAAATGCTTTATGTTTTGTTGGGATGACTGTGCTATTGGTGTTCATACAGAATTGACAACACAATCACTAATTTAATTCACATTACAATGAACAAGGTAAGCGATTTATTGCTCAATCCAgtatttcccaaccctgttcctggaggcacaccaccAGTACATATTTTGGACATCTCCCTCATCTGActattcatttcaggttttggagtctcttctaatgatgcaatgagttgattcaggtgtgtttgataatgtGGACTGTGAACAGGATTGGGAAACAATGGTTCACAAaacgtaaataaaacaaaatggcgtactcccaaaaattacaattctgtcatcatttactgcacccttcacttgttcaaaacctatttgagagCCGTTCCTCTGTTGGACACAAACaagtatattttattaacattcttGTTGATGACACTCATTgactactatagtattttttttcttactatggaagacaatgggTGCCATTATTAACAAGAGCTTATTTTGTGTGTTCAACATTAACGTTTAGAAACACATGAGGGAAAATTATTGATCccctgaactatccctttagtttacaaattTGAAAGCAACAAAAAAATTTTATGACTTTTTTCAGATTTGCAGATTTTAACTGTGTTCTTTGGTAATATAAAATGCATTTCCACTGCTACTAACAGTTTGAGAGTCTAAAAATGTTTACAGGCAAAACCCCTGACTCATGATGATACTTTTAGGTCTTATGAAACTCATCGGTCTGTCTGGGCAAGAAGCTGAgcaatttatttaacattattaatctacagccttgtgtgtgtgtgtgtgtgtatacatacatatatatatatatatatatatatatatatatatatatatatatatatatatatatatatatatatatatatatatattcacacacacacacacaatcacatgtGAGCCAAATTTagtaaagttataaataatgtttGATTTCTTGCTCATTGATAAGTTCACCtcataagacctcaatgtataGCCATAATAACAAATTTTATTTTGCttccatatgtttgttttttcaaagtGCTGTTGATTTGCATGACATGAATCATCAAGGAATATAATTTTTAGCTGaatcttcttttatgttctacattttatatatatatatatatatatatatatatatatatatatatatatatatatatatatatatatatatatatatatttgttaaataaaaatagtttcattaaaaattacgttttttttctccttaaaaaagctaaataatctgccaacggggtaagtaaaataacaaattaacttatttcaaactgaaaacaagattattttgcttgttttaagaaaaacctcaattgatttttattaattatttctgaaaacaaatttggacaaaaacaagaaagcattttttttttatggatgaCCTGCAAATAAACTAACCgaacatttaaatatttgggtgaactatttatttaattgtcgagtttaattgtttaaaccaCTGCCATTTTGATTTTATCATGTTCACCGGTGTCATAAAACAGAACTTTCATAATCTTAGAAAGACCATGCAACATAAAAGTTGCCATGTTGGATCAGGGAGTTTCATCTTCAAGCTATGCATCAAATGTGGGTGAATTATGCTTCTGCTGTGAAATAAACATCCTCCTTTTTAAGTTTTCGTCTAGCTTTTTGTTCTTAACTATTTTTGTCTGTCTTGTGTTTCCAGGTGGTAAACAAAACCAAAACGTACAAGATTTTCATACTACCTCTTAAAGATTTTGGGTCAGTAGGCTGTTTTGAAAAAATTTATACTTTTGTTCAGCAAGAATGCATTCGATTGGGAGTTGAAGACATTTCTAtcattcaaatgaacatttttcatTTACTTTGTTATCAGTCAAACCTTAAAAATCATATTAAGCACCAACATATTATGATAAATAACATTCATTGAGCAGCAAATCAtcatattagaataatttctgaaggattatgtgacactTATTgacaataatgcaaaaaaatatgcatttttcacagggaaaatgtcaattttaagatgctcaaataaaactaaataaaattgcaattatatttcaaaatattactgtttttactgtatttttgattcaaTAAATGCAAACTTACACAAcaaatttcaataataataaatcttactCCAAACTTTTAATTAGCAAATTTCACATTGAAATCTGTTTGAACGGTTAATTTCCTGTTTCTTTATCTTGTAATTTCTTTGCTTAGAAATGGGACAATAAAGTATAAACAAACAACAAGATGGCAACGCTGATTTTTTGTGTCAGCAAAATTTTCAACACAAATATAATTCGCATTTAAATACAAGGAAAGCAGACAAGGTAAGCCTAactacagtaaatattatttagagattttatttattttttatattattatattcattcacccaaaatgtaaaataataatttaaaaatgtggttAATACACtcattaaaaaactaatttatttatttaatgcagttCAATAGCTAATGATACTTTGAGAGTACAAATGCAAACTTCTATACAGTACATTCATTgttcactttattaggtacacctatccaattGCCCATTAAtgcaaaattctaatcagccaatcacgtgtcaataacttaatgcatttaggcatgtagacatggtcaagacgatatgctgcagttcaaaccaagcatcataatagggaagaaaggtgatttaagtgactttgaaaatgggttattggtgccagacgggctcagaaactgatctacagggattttcatgcacaaccatctttacagagaatggtccaaaaaagagaaaatatccagtgagcggcagtcaTGTGGGCGCAAATTCCTTGttttggtcagaggagaatggccagactggtttgagctgatagaaaggcaacagtaactcaaataactactcgttaaaaatgaggtatgcagaagagcatctctaaatgcacaacacatccaaccttgaggcagatgggctacagcagtaaaagaccacaccaggtgccactcctgttggctaagaaaaggaaactaaggcaacaatttgcacaggctcaccaaaattggacaatagaagataatTCTTAATTTCTGATCcgacatttagatggtagggtcagaacttggcatcaacagcatgaaagcatagatccatcctgccttgtatcaacagttcaagctggtggtggtggtggtgtaatggtgtgggagatattttcttggcacactttgggcccattagtacaaattgagcattgtgtcaacgccacagcctacctgagtattagtgctgaccatgtccatctctttatgaccacagtgtactcatcttctgatggctacttccagcaggacaatgcaCTGTGACATaaagaatcatctcagactggtttcttgaatatggagatgagttcacagtactcaaatggcctccacagtcaccagatctcaatccaatacagcaccattgggatgtggtggaacaagagattcacatcatggatatacagccgacaaatctgcagcaactgcgtgatgctatcatgtcaatatggagcaaaatccctgaggaatatttccagttccttgttgaatctatgccacggaggattaaggcaaatctgaaggtaaaagggggtccaacctggtactagtaatgtgtatctaataaagtggatggtgcgtatatatatatatataaaaaatctccAAACTTTTAAATGATTGTGTATGTGAATAACATTTTTTTACTAGAAGCTTGAACTGGTTGCATACTGCTATGTAAAGTAAAGTTTTTTCAAGCAATTAACACTTCACAACAAGGTCTCAtttgcaaacatttaaaaaaggcaTTAGCGAATAGTATTTGtcggtaataataataatgaatgtttttctaataaaaaaaatatgaataggCTAGTTAGAAAATAATTTGGATTTACAATTTGCTAAAATATTGTAGGCTACCTTTTTGTTAGTCAGCTACAAATTAAAAGCTTGTTGTGTAAAGCATTAGATGTCACTATATCTCTGTAATCTCTCGAGGTTTttgtcatcaaaaaaaaaaaaatcccaaaaatcGCTTGTGGCTATCTTGTTATGACTCATTTGGTTTTTGTATTTTCTGTCAGTCTAGTACACAATGTTCCTGCAGacaagtcaagctttaaataggaaagtgACAAAGAATTCCTTTAAAAATTCCAAATAAACACTAGTtatacccgagtattgttgctgaccatgtccatcccttcttAACAACTGAGTAGGCTAATGCACACCATAAAGCTAAAAAATGTCTCACTGATTTAATATACGTTGACAAAACTATTGTTAAATAACCAACTGATTTGTCAGCAGCAATAAAATACaggttaataataacaataacaacaacaacgcaTTGGTTTAAACAAAATCCAATTGTTTGAGAGCAAAACCATTTCCTCCCTCAAGATGGCGGTGCAATACAGCCAGAAAGCGCGGCAGACTCGGCTTTAATCTCGGTAGGACATCAGTCATCTCTTATCTCTTGTTTTCAGTGTAATTTAGGAAATAAAACTTCACCGAGCAGATATTACACACTTATTGATGTTTGAGTTAGCGCCAGTGGCTGATATCCACTTTGTAGCAGTTAACCAATGCCTGCAAGAGCATAAAAAAACTATCGCGTTTCCTGCACTGACAGTTACCAGATAACATCTTTTTCAGGCAGTTGTAGAGATGCAGATGGAGACACATGAAATATGAGTGCTGCTTTTTGCCTGTGCGTGCATATGTCTGACCACCAAGCTCATATCAGGCCATTTTCCCCGCCACAAAACTCGTGTGTAGCTCATCCAAGCAGATAAAGCCTGTGACCTCTTCCTCTTAGTGGATATGAGAGATGGAGAGCACCTGTTTGCGCCTGTTTATCTTTTTTTCACCAACAACTATCGCATTTCATATTTCTCTTTCGGTTAATCCAGCTTTTTTACGCCATGTGGACACTGTGTTTGAAATTGCTGGTTGCGTTTCCGGTTTgtgaaaaatatacaatttttggAATGTAGTTTGTGGTACAAATTGTCCTCATAGGCATTGGGTTaaagttttatatttgcacattcagacttttctTAATAATTTAACTTCAAAAACGTATTCTTTGCAGCTTCTAAAATAGGGAAATGAtatttagcagccaatgactgtcaAATACACCATTGTTTACCATCGATTAAATAGAGCTAATGTTGATTTGAAGTCTTACTTACATgcaatttcagactgaatattcaaagtactgtggtaaacaatatagaggcGTGTGTtgctgttcaaaaatgaacaaatgtggcAATATAAAACCTACTTTACCGCAATCATACATAGTGAAAACTGAGTGATTTTTGTTACATTTGACTAAAATTTATGATTAATTTTTATCTGTCATGGAAATAAAGTTAGCGAAGCCTACCATGCTCAAAAAAACTGCCTGAAATGTCTGAagtcagcctggaaatggccaaaacccgtCTGAagtcagcctggaaatggccaaaacccttctaaaaccaggctggaaatggccaaaacccttcaaaaaccaggctggaaatgtctgaaatcagtctggaaatggccaaaacccatctgaaaccaggctggaaatggccaaaacccctctaaaatcaagctggaaaatgtgtaaaatcagcctggaaatggcaaaaacccatctaaaaccaggctggataTGTCTGAAATcagtctggaaatggccaaaaccccttaaAACCATTGGTGTTTTAATGTATTACAAGCATATCTGAGGCCAAGCTTTTTTTAGTTagctgtgttttgatccaggaattgTATTCTACATTGAAGGCATagttcaccttaaaataaaaattccaTCATCAactactcacccttcacttgtcacaaacctgagTTTCATTCTTTTgttggaacacaaaagaagttatttggGAAAAATGTtgggaaacctgtaaccaccgcctttcatagtatttgtttaccctggatgtcaatggttgtaggtttttgtgttcaacagaaaaaggaaagtCTTAAAGGTAGCCTATATAATCACTTGAGGGcaagtaaatagtaagtaatgtttattttttaggtgaactattatAAAGTTTAATATTCAGTAGGACTaaacaataaattgtttaaacatcgatatcgcaatgtgtttaTCTGTAATAGTCCCATTGCAATTATAGCTtattaattaaagattacaaggtaaagatatatatatgttttttaagtatttatacaAGGATGACCATGTAATTcgtttgttcaatttctgtactcgAATACTGTTAGGCTGCCcacaaagcactgtttatttccgTTTTAATTTTTGCTTTGTCGTATTtaaatatgcttgtaatttattttattgtatgcagatgcactgcatagaaaaacatctcgtgaaattatattcatatggcAATTTACtgtatatcgcagcaaaacaaaatattgcagtgtcagattttgtatttatttatttatttttcaaatatggtGCAGCTCTAATATACA
The nucleotide sequence above comes from Danio rerio strain Tuebingen ecotype United States chromosome 23, GRCz12tu, whole genome shotgun sequence. Encoded proteins:
- the zfp64 gene encoding zinc finger protein 64, which translates into the protein MATFNGEGINHLLVEVSPDIHICGFCKQQYNNVELFFAHKQNCCQIPSTHISVRNAGASESLQTCVSKVKKTLTKAQKNPSKKLKPALTQKRHICTFSGCTFKTQYGQKDMERHILTHTGERPFECELCHKRFSRRDKLNLHSRLHTGEKPHKCKYCTYAAADSSSLKKHLRIHYDERPFKCQICPYASRNSSQLTVHLRSHTGDAPFQCNQCDAKFKINSDLKRHSRVHSGEKPYKCDLCDYRCAMKANLKSHVHLKHSASDSFHCSKCDFQCSTKAALRHHSRQHQPAQPLQCSECSYSCSSKGALKIHERVHSDERPFKCDLCSFASKQRSNLLIHTRKCHADKPDRLSKSGRISGNGEDLTKPISSRYRAKLEATRAYRCDLCEASFVREDSLRSHKRQHNNITQQQSHNQTSQTSTKQPVQNIPEASIATESPSTYNTTHLKIIVAPSLGSEASFVQTSKSGAVLLGSDDHDVLLNPVLQHVSMLAPEGALEHQTVLLAQISPSETVSQSSSQNFIASCSASASEATHTFITSCSDLESLHKLIQEGGTEVTVVTEANPMIASTKESLNIDGSSSQDMSRHAGNILPHDALDIGPPGTILVQSLPLSISTQHQEDDKFHLSPHHIFSDSNTVDISDS